From a single Candidatus Sulfotelmatobacter sp. genomic region:
- a CDS encoding GIY-YIG nuclease family protein, whose amino-acid sequence MAKLFFVYIMTNRPDSAVLYAGITGDLVRRVWQHKNKLVPGFTSRYNLTRLVWYEQFCYPDAAINREKEIKGWRRSKKIRLIDSVNPRWEDLAKDWQNLYKHAPDADQQGDPSPRWRKRGASG is encoded by the coding sequence ATGGCAAAGCTATTCTTCGTTTACATCATGACGAACCGGCCGGATTCCGCAGTGCTCTACGCCGGCATAACGGGCGACCTCGTGCGTCGCGTCTGGCAGCACAAGAACAAGTTGGTTCCCGGCTTTACGAGCCGCTATAACCTGACTCGGCTCGTCTGGTACGAGCAATTTTGTTATCCTGATGCCGCCATCAACCGCGAAAAGGAAATCAAGGGCTGGCGGCGAAGCAAAAAGATCAGACTCATCGACTCCGTGAATCCCCGATGGGAAGACTTGGCCAAAGACTGGCAAAACCTGTACAAGCATGCCCCCGACGCTGATCAGCAGGGAGATCCCTCGCCCCGCTGGAGAAAACGCGGGGCTTCGGGATGA
- a CDS encoding MFS transporter → MSTPTLRRVFKAFQYRDFRLMWIGACMSSIGTWMQIVAQQWLIYRLSHSAFLLGLDQFLAGIPIFLLSPLGGVVADRKERRKILTASQYVQMASAGTLTILVALGLTHVWPILCLSFVSGLAQAFGGPAYSALIPTLVDQEDMPNAIALNSIQFNLAVTVGPALAGVTLAKLGETWCFGLNALSFVAPIISLAMISARFVPQITKESIYTSLKQGIRFLWGHGSMVGLIVLAFLMTFLSMPMRTYIPVFVKDIFHRGPETYGNLLSLMGVGSILGSLGVASLGNISKKGRFALAMLICLGAAIAGFSLSKSLPLSYSMLVFVGASMMAVFATVTSLVQLITTNEMRGRVMSVYNWAFRGGMPMGNLMTGWLVPMFTAPIVLGANGLILILVAGYFLVVQRRVAAL, encoded by the coding sequence ATGTCAACGCCAACGCTGCGCAGAGTTTTCAAAGCATTTCAATATCGCGATTTTCGCCTGATGTGGATCGGCGCCTGCATGTCCAGCATTGGCACCTGGATGCAGATTGTGGCGCAGCAATGGCTCATCTACCGGCTGAGTCACTCGGCGTTCCTGCTGGGCCTCGATCAGTTTCTCGCCGGTATTCCAATCTTCTTGCTGTCGCCGCTGGGCGGAGTCGTCGCGGACCGCAAAGAACGGCGAAAAATTCTCACAGCCTCGCAGTACGTTCAGATGGCGAGTGCAGGAACGCTGACTATTCTGGTTGCGCTCGGCCTCACGCATGTCTGGCCGATTCTGTGCCTGTCGTTTGTTTCTGGCCTGGCGCAGGCGTTCGGCGGGCCCGCTTACTCGGCGCTGATTCCTACGCTGGTGGATCAGGAAGACATGCCGAACGCGATCGCGCTGAACTCCATTCAGTTCAATCTGGCGGTGACTGTAGGGCCCGCGCTGGCCGGCGTCACGCTGGCTAAGCTGGGCGAGACATGGTGTTTCGGCCTCAACGCTCTTTCGTTTGTCGCGCCCATCATTTCGCTCGCGATGATCTCGGCGCGATTCGTGCCCCAGATTACGAAGGAGTCGATCTACACCAGCCTGAAGCAGGGCATTCGTTTTCTGTGGGGCCATGGATCGATGGTGGGACTGATCGTGCTGGCATTCCTGATGACGTTTTTGAGCATGCCCATGCGAACCTACATTCCCGTGTTCGTGAAAGATATTTTCCATCGTGGTCCCGAGACGTATGGCAACTTGCTCTCGCTGATGGGTGTGGGATCGATTCTAGGCTCGCTGGGCGTCGCGAGCCTGGGCAACATCTCGAAGAAAGGCCGGTTCGCCCTGGCGATGCTGATTTGTCTGGGCGCCGCGATCGCCGGATTCTCGCTGTCGAAATCGTTACCCCTAAGTTATTCCATGCTGGTCTTTGTGGGCGCGTCGATGATGGCGGTGTTCGCCACCGTGACGTCGCTGGTGCAGTTGATTACGACCAACGAAATGCGCGGGCGGGTGATGAGCGTTTACAACTGGGCGTTCCGCGGAGGCATGCCGATGGGCAATCTGATGACTGGGTGGCTGGTACCGATGTTCACCGCGCCGATTGTCTTGGGGGCGAACGGGTTGATCCTTATTCTGGTGGCGGGATATTTTCTGGTGGTGCAGCGAAGAGTGGCGGCGTTGTAA
- a CDS encoding NAD(P)H-dependent glycerol-3-phosphate dehydrogenase, whose translation MSEIAVIGGGAWGTGLAIVLGRKGTHRVRLWAHEPEVCASIANHRVNDKFLPGHRIPESVSASNDLAATLAGAQIVVSVMPSQHCRGLFERMRPLIEPDTLIVSATKGLEEGSLLRMTEVIGQVLKREDGIAQAVGALSGPSFAHEVARGDPTAITIASQNADLLRTVQQEFSDPAFRVYTNSDVIGVELGGALKNIVAIAAGICDGLGFGHNSVAALITRGLAEMTRLVVACGGRAETMAGLAGLGDLVLTCTGGLSRNRSVGVELGRGRKLTDIIAGMHGMVAEGVFTTSAAVGLAHARGVEMPITEQMHAILHEGKSPREAIQVLMARSGKSEAGG comes from the coding sequence ATGAGTGAAATCGCGGTCATCGGCGGAGGCGCGTGGGGCACGGGCCTCGCCATCGTGCTTGGACGCAAAGGAACGCATCGCGTACGTCTCTGGGCTCACGAGCCGGAAGTCTGCGCCTCGATCGCGAACCATCGGGTCAACGATAAATTTCTTCCCGGGCATCGCATCCCGGAGTCGGTTTCCGCCAGCAACGATCTGGCTGCGACGCTCGCTGGAGCGCAGATCGTCGTCAGCGTTATGCCTTCGCAACACTGCCGTGGGCTGTTCGAGCGCATGCGGCCGTTGATCGAGCCGGACACCCTGATCGTCAGCGCAACTAAAGGCTTGGAAGAGGGCTCGCTGCTGCGCATGACCGAAGTGATCGGACAAGTGCTGAAGCGCGAGGACGGCATCGCTCAAGCGGTGGGAGCGCTCAGCGGGCCTTCGTTCGCACACGAAGTCGCTCGCGGCGACCCCACGGCAATCACCATCGCCTCGCAGAATGCCGATTTGCTGCGCACCGTGCAGCAGGAGTTCAGCGATCCTGCCTTCCGCGTTTACACGAACAGCGACGTCATTGGCGTAGAGTTAGGCGGAGCGTTGAAAAATATCGTCGCCATCGCCGCCGGAATTTGCGACGGCCTGGGCTTCGGCCATAACTCGGTTGCAGCGCTGATCACGCGCGGCCTCGCGGAGATGACTCGACTGGTCGTGGCTTGTGGAGGACGAGCCGAAACCATGGCAGGCCTCGCCGGACTCGGCGATCTCGTGCTCACCTGCACCGGCGGCCTGTCGCGCAATCGCAGCGTAGGAGTCGAACTCGGCCGCGGACGCAAACTCACAGACATTATCGCGGGCATGCACGGCATGGTCGCCGAGGGCGTCTTCACCACCTCCGCCGCCGTCGGCCTCGCCCACGCCCGCGGCGTAGAGATGCCCATCACCGAGCAAATGCACGCCATCCTGCATGAGGGGAAATCTCCGCGAGAAGCGATTCAGGTGCTGATGGCGCGAAGCGGGAAGAGCGAGGCGGGTGGATAG
- the thpR gene encoding RNA 2',3'-cyclic phosphodiesterase codes for MRLFIALDINDAIRERIMRFIAGVRGFAPDARWAKPESLHVTLKFIGEQPESAIDPMKQALSAIRASSPEIYFRGYGFFPTAKSPRVFWVGMESGPELAALAAAVDETMASLGVPGEDRPFNPHLTLARGAGGSGSPRWRKGDRPNRTFHHLQEKLAALPTPEFGMMAAREFFLYQSQLSPRASKYTRLARFDLK; via the coding sequence ATGCGCCTCTTCATCGCTCTCGACATCAACGACGCAATCCGTGAGCGTATCATGCGATTCATCGCGGGCGTAAGAGGATTCGCGCCCGACGCGCGCTGGGCGAAACCGGAATCGCTGCACGTCACTCTGAAATTTATCGGCGAGCAGCCGGAGTCAGCGATCGATCCGATGAAGCAGGCATTGAGTGCGATTCGGGCGAGCTCGCCGGAAATTTATTTTCGCGGCTACGGCTTCTTCCCTACCGCGAAATCTCCGCGTGTCTTCTGGGTTGGCATGGAATCCGGCCCCGAACTCGCGGCATTGGCAGCGGCAGTCGATGAAACCATGGCGTCGCTCGGAGTTCCAGGAGAAGACCGCCCATTCAATCCACATCTGACGTTGGCGCGCGGCGCAGGCGGTTCTGGGTCCCCGCGCTGGCGCAAGGGAGATCGCCCGAATCGCACGTTTCACCATCTCCAGGAAAAACTTGCTGCGCTGCCCACTCCAGAGTTTGGTATGATGGCGGCCCGCGAGTTTTTTTTGTACCAGAGCCAGCTCTCCCCCAGAGCATCGAAGTACACCAGGCTGGCGCGATTTGATTTAAAGTAG
- a CDS encoding choice-of-anchor tandem repeat GloVer-containing protein: MNRTQTLALLALTTLIVIIATPALIPVANAAIETESTLFTFSETTSFWPQGALIEDSSGNFYGTTRGGGTYGVGTVFELSPPVSGGAWTITYLYNFVPYGNAAGYMPISDLVQDKKGAFYGTTYSGGDPVCNCGGVYKLNPPAVLGGAWTEVPLYAFKQSGDGHLPTAYALALTSTGTLYGTTIRGGTWDSGVLYELTTKNGTSYTESVLYSFGDTGDASTPNGPILLDSKGALYGVAAAGGAFNQGAMYKYVPAANGQPATESLLYSFGGSSTTGASPAGSLVFDAGGNIYGVTSYGGANNYGVVYSLAPGTGTETILYAFTLDSGAYPVAGLTWNHTNNNLYGTTSSLNMHPAGDGSVYKLVPPAVKGGAWTETTLYQFTYRINGGYLTGTVTLDAKTGDLYGTAQNGGVTGCDLFCGTIWQITNP, encoded by the coding sequence ATGAACCGTACGCAGACCCTTGCTCTCCTCGCTCTGACCACTCTGATCGTCATAATTGCGACGCCTGCACTGATTCCGGTGGCCAACGCCGCCATCGAAACCGAGAGTACGCTTTTCACCTTCAGCGAGACCACGAGTTTCTGGCCGCAGGGAGCTCTGATCGAAGACTCGTCCGGGAATTTCTATGGCACGACGCGCGGCGGCGGCACCTACGGCGTGGGAACGGTGTTTGAGTTGTCGCCACCAGTCTCCGGCGGCGCCTGGACGATCACATACCTGTACAATTTTGTCCCCTATGGGAATGCCGCGGGCTACATGCCGATCTCAGATCTCGTGCAAGACAAGAAGGGCGCGTTTTACGGGACCACTTACAGCGGTGGGGATCCGGTATGCAATTGCGGGGGAGTGTACAAGCTGAATCCGCCCGCCGTATTGGGTGGCGCGTGGACTGAGGTGCCTCTCTACGCCTTCAAGCAGAGCGGAGATGGACATCTCCCAACGGCGTACGCCCTGGCCCTGACTTCGACGGGAACCCTCTACGGGACTACGATTCGGGGCGGCACCTGGGACAGCGGAGTGCTCTACGAACTTACGACGAAGAACGGCACCAGTTATACCGAGAGCGTGTTGTATTCGTTCGGAGATACCGGGGACGCCAGCACGCCCAACGGTCCAATTCTTCTGGACTCGAAGGGAGCGCTGTATGGAGTCGCGGCTGCGGGGGGAGCGTTCAATCAAGGGGCGATGTACAAGTATGTACCGGCGGCCAACGGTCAACCGGCGACTGAATCTCTGTTGTATTCCTTTGGAGGTTCGAGTACGACCGGAGCAAGCCCGGCGGGCAGTCTGGTCTTCGATGCGGGTGGGAACATTTACGGTGTGACCAGCTACGGCGGCGCGAATAACTACGGCGTCGTGTATTCCCTGGCCCCGGGAACCGGGACCGAGACCATTCTTTATGCTTTCACTCTGGACTCGGGGGCTTATCCAGTCGCGGGACTTACCTGGAACCACACCAACAATAATCTTTACGGCACCACCAGCAGCCTGAACATGCACCCGGCGGGCGACGGATCGGTCTACAAGTTAGTGCCTCCGGCGGTGAAGGGCGGAGCCTGGACGGAAACGACGCTGTATCAGTTTACCTATCGAATCAACGGCGGATACCTGACGGGGACGGTTACGCTCGACGCCAAGACGGGAGACCTCTACGGTACGGCTCAGAACGGTGGCGTGACGGGATGCGATTTGTTCTGCGGAACCATTTGGCAGATCACTAATCCATAG
- the plsY gene encoding glycerol-3-phosphate 1-O-acyltransferase PlsY: MPRFLIIAAASYLLGSIPFGYLLVRLFRGEDVRRTGSGNIGATNVSRKSPALGVLTLLLDALKGAAAVSVGVIVSRPLSEQISLSPIPWHGMAHSSPDFAIWAALAAFFAVVGHMLPIWLNFSGGKGVATSLGAFVMIAPKSVLASAVIFLVLVLIFRYVSLGSIAAVAAFPNAALLLHEYGGAPLALVLMALTSALIVLKHSANIVRLLAGTEHRIGSRRA, from the coding sequence ATGCCGAGATTTCTGATCATCGCCGCCGCAAGCTATCTGCTGGGCTCGATCCCTTTCGGCTATCTTCTGGTCCGCCTCTTTCGTGGCGAAGATGTCCGCCGAACCGGCAGCGGCAACATCGGCGCGACCAATGTCTCGCGCAAGTCCCCCGCGCTCGGCGTGCTGACCCTTCTGCTCGACGCCCTTAAAGGAGCCGCTGCTGTGTCCGTCGGCGTCATTGTGAGCCGACCACTTTCCGAACAAATCTCGCTCTCTCCAATCCCCTGGCACGGAATGGCGCACTCATCGCCAGACTTTGCCATCTGGGCAGCCCTCGCCGCATTCTTCGCCGTCGTAGGCCACATGCTTCCCATCTGGCTGAACTTCAGCGGAGGAAAAGGCGTGGCCACCAGCCTTGGCGCGTTTGTCATGATCGCACCCAAATCCGTGCTTGCCTCCGCCGTTATTTTTCTGGTGCTGGTACTCATCTTCCGTTACGTTTCGCTGGGATCGATTGCCGCCGTCGCAGCCTTCCCGAACGCCGCACTGCTTCTGCACGAATACGGGGGCGCCCCGCTGGCGCTCGTGCTCATGGCGCTCACATCGGCGCTCATCGTCCTGAAGCACAGCGCAAACATTGTCCGGCTGCTGGCAGGCACAGAGCATCGCATTGGGTCGAGGCGCGCATGA
- a CDS encoding gluconolaconase, producing the protein MSLSDRILGKKNVNGGPRIEMVAPSAALAGGELRITGSGLRPQDLHRPKVKFGAFEGSLVVSSDAFLVARVPEGAISGPVVVATDGRVSNSHPVAVAVPIAENLHPVTNPALDPEGNLYVTFSGSRGQKVPVSIYKIDTNYKVKPFVSDMMNATAIAFDREGQMYVSSRFDGAVYRVTPGGAMTTYAEGMGVATGIAFDREQSLYVGDRNGTIFKISRDQQVFVFATLEASVSAYHLAFSPQGNLFVTGPTDRVYKIDPAGTVSTFYKGLGRPQGLAFDVNGNLYVAASLSGTRGIVKIDPDGLSNLEVAGQGLVGLAFAPGPSVILATNNSVHHLVWNIQGLPLWPE; encoded by the coding sequence ATGAGCCTTTCCGACCGCATTCTCGGCAAGAAAAACGTCAACGGAGGGCCGCGCATCGAAATGGTCGCGCCCTCGGCGGCTTTGGCTGGAGGCGAACTCCGCATTACCGGGTCCGGTCTGCGGCCTCAAGATCTGCATCGTCCGAAAGTAAAATTTGGCGCCTTCGAAGGATCCCTCGTCGTAAGCTCCGATGCCTTTCTGGTCGCACGCGTCCCCGAAGGCGCAATCTCAGGCCCCGTCGTGGTCGCCACTGACGGCCGCGTCAGCAATTCCCACCCGGTGGCGGTGGCAGTCCCTATCGCCGAAAATCTTCATCCCGTGACTAATCCGGCGCTCGACCCCGAGGGCAACCTGTACGTGACATTTTCCGGATCGCGCGGCCAAAAGGTTCCAGTCTCGATCTATAAGATCGACACCAACTATAAAGTCAAACCCTTCGTGTCCGACATGATGAATGCCACGGCCATCGCTTTCGACCGTGAGGGACAAATGTATGTCTCTTCCCGCTTCGACGGCGCTGTCTATCGCGTGACCCCCGGCGGCGCCATGACCACCTACGCGGAAGGCATGGGCGTGGCCACCGGCATCGCCTTCGATCGCGAGCAGAGTCTTTATGTCGGCGACCGCAACGGCACGATTTTCAAAATCTCCCGCGACCAGCAGGTTTTTGTCTTTGCCACGCTTGAGGCCAGCGTCTCTGCCTATCATTTGGCGTTCAGCCCCCAGGGCAATCTGTTCGTGACCGGCCCAACCGATCGCGTATACAAGATAGATCCCGCGGGAACCGTCAGCACGTTTTACAAGGGCCTGGGGCGACCGCAAGGACTTGCCTTCGACGTAAATGGCAATCTCTACGTGGCCGCCTCGCTTTCGGGCACACGCGGCATCGTGAAAATCGATCCCGACGGATTATCCAATCTCGAAGTCGCCGGACAGGGTCTGGTCGGCCTGGCATTCGCACCCGGCCCGTCCGTCATTCTCGCGACGAATAACAGTGTGCATCACCTCGTGTGGAATATTCAGGGTCTGCCACTGTGGCCGGAATAG
- a CDS encoding polysaccharide deacetylase family protein yields the protein MSLATITFIILLLLSSVTAAAQTKAIAERLGYPRDAKLLIIHADDLAVAHSEDAASIDALDQHAVTSASIMVPCPWLTEVADYAKAHPDADLGLHLTLSSEWKTYRWGSVASKDKVPSLYDPSGYLWPETEPAASNIKPEEAEREIRAQVERALVMGIHPTHLDSHMGVLFARPELFAVYVKVAHEYKLPFLAVRTPDATPALLSSLTDKDILLDAIVIANPSVAAANWKTFYLNAIKNLKPGLTEIIVHLGHDDAELQAVTVDHPDYGAAWRQRDYDAVTSPEFKKALEENHVILIGWKDLKKLVNE from the coding sequence ATGAGTCTGGCCACGATCACCTTCATTATCCTCCTGCTCCTGTCATCTGTAACCGCAGCCGCACAAACCAAAGCCATCGCCGAACGCCTCGGCTACCCGCGCGATGCGAAGCTGCTCATCATCCATGCCGACGATCTCGCCGTCGCTCACTCTGAAGATGCCGCCAGCATCGATGCGCTCGATCAACATGCGGTGACCTCCGCCAGCATTATGGTTCCCTGTCCCTGGCTGACCGAAGTCGCCGATTACGCCAAGGCTCACCCCGACGCCGACCTCGGCCTGCACTTGACCTTGAGCAGCGAATGGAAAACTTATCGCTGGGGCTCGGTCGCATCCAAAGACAAAGTTCCCAGCCTCTACGATCCCTCCGGATATCTTTGGCCTGAGACCGAGCCAGCCGCGAGCAATATCAAACCGGAAGAAGCCGAGCGCGAAATTCGCGCTCAAGTCGAACGCGCCCTCGTCATGGGAATCCATCCCACGCATCTCGACAGCCACATGGGCGTGCTCTTCGCGCGCCCCGAGCTCTTCGCGGTCTACGTCAAAGTTGCGCATGAATACAAGCTGCCTTTCCTGGCGGTTCGGACGCCCGACGCGACGCCGGCGCTTCTCTCCTCGCTGACTGACAAAGATATCCTCTTGGACGCCATAGTGATTGCCAATCCTTCCGTTGCCGCCGCGAACTGGAAAACTTTCTACCTCAACGCCATCAAGAACCTGAAGCCCGGCCTCACCGAAATCATCGTTCACCTCGGCCACGATGATGCCGAACTGCAAGCCGTCACCGTAGACCATCCCGACTACGGCGCCGCCTGGCGCCAGCGTGATTACGACGCCGTCACCAGCCCGGAATTCAAGAAGGCGTTGGAAGAGAATCACGTGATTCTTATTGGATGGAAAGATCTGAAGAAGCTCGTGAACGAGTGA
- a CDS encoding HD domain-containing phosphohydrolase, with product MPDSAPNHARIPILYVILGVLLLISIVPMYFYSAQVEAINRDRLKTNEMLLQNTVTRSLADDLAQHERSLHMMLANLSSAIQVASGGDIGETNIQAPELRALLENFVSSSDEIAYATLLNSDAKGISAGRIAPDAFLNRELERAYAAARDGREYNGQALAVGEGKSARTVFVVSYPVKYGTRFLGMIASVVDLQFLIRRLQEVAGGGLTPYVVDSQGRLVAATTPGFATGQDMKKIDIVRNFVDGGNKAQLAETREFAVDNGSERVQMLGTYSPVMSLNWAVVVQKPRDEAYRGVIEMQRTARLLALLAVFLSIFVSIVAARRITNPLQVLTQSSRALARGDFSQRVNLWSRTEIGELAHTFNTMSDELEHFVEDLKRAAEENRELFMGSIQMLAGAVDEKDPYTRGHSDRVTRYSLLVAKEMKLPDSFLETLRISAQLHDVGKIGIEDHILKKPGALTEEEFEVMKTHTTKGANILRPVTQLAEMLPGIELHHEALDGRGYPYGLQGDQIPLLARVIAVGDTFDALTTNRPYQQAHTPEQALQIIKNLAGKRLDPKAVEALLAVCARGEIKIQRFTIRRPIATPPTEAPAVPVAAAVAAPSAPAEGAPLERSRV from the coding sequence TTGCCCGATAGCGCTCCGAATCACGCCCGCATCCCGATTCTGTATGTAATTCTCGGTGTGCTTCTGTTGATCAGCATCGTCCCCATGTATTTCTACTCGGCGCAAGTCGAGGCCATTAACCGGGACCGCCTGAAGACCAACGAGATGCTCTTGCAGAATACGGTGACGCGTTCGCTCGCCGACGATCTGGCGCAGCATGAGCGCTCTCTGCACATGATGCTGGCCAATCTGTCGTCGGCGATCCAGGTCGCCAGCGGCGGCGACATTGGCGAGACCAATATTCAAGCTCCGGAACTGCGGGCGCTGCTGGAAAACTTCGTTTCGTCTTCAGACGAGATTGCCTACGCGACCCTGCTGAACTCCGATGCCAAAGGCATCTCCGCCGGACGCATCGCGCCCGACGCTTTTCTGAACCGCGAACTCGAACGAGCCTACGCCGCCGCCCGCGATGGCCGCGAATACAACGGCCAGGCTCTCGCCGTCGGCGAAGGAAAATCGGCGCGCACAGTATTTGTCGTGAGCTATCCAGTGAAGTACGGAACGCGTTTTCTGGGAATGATTGCTTCCGTCGTCGACCTGCAATTCCTGATTCGCCGGTTGCAAGAAGTCGCCGGCGGCGGACTCACCCCATACGTCGTCGATTCCCAGGGCCGCCTCGTGGCCGCGACCACTCCCGGTTTCGCCACTGGGCAGGACATGAAGAAGATCGACATCGTTCGCAATTTCGTCGATGGCGGCAACAAAGCCCAACTGGCTGAGACGCGCGAGTTCGCCGTCGACAACGGCTCTGAGCGGGTCCAAATGCTGGGCACCTACAGCCCCGTCATGTCGCTGAACTGGGCGGTGGTGGTTCAGAAACCGCGCGACGAGGCCTATCGCGGCGTCATCGAAATGCAGCGCACGGCCCGCTTGCTTGCGTTGCTGGCGGTCTTCTTGAGCATCTTCGTCAGCATTGTCGCCGCGCGGCGCATCACCAATCCGTTGCAGGTACTCACCCAATCCAGTCGGGCCCTGGCGCGTGGAGACTTTTCGCAGCGCGTCAATCTCTGGAGCCGCACCGAAATCGGCGAACTCGCCCACACTTTCAATACCATGTCGGATGAACTCGAGCATTTCGTAGAAGACCTCAAACGCGCCGCCGAAGAAAATCGCGAGTTATTTATGGGCTCCATCCAGATGCTCGCCGGTGCCGTCGACGAAAAAGATCCCTACACGCGCGGCCACTCCGACCGCGTAACCCGCTATTCTCTGCTGGTCGCCAAGGAGATGAAGCTGCCCGATTCCTTCCTGGAGACCCTGCGCATCTCTGCCCAACTGCACGACGTAGGCAAAATCGGGATTGAAGATCACATTCTGAAAAAGCCCGGCGCACTCACCGAAGAAGAATTCGAAGTAATGAAGACGCACACCACCAAAGGGGCGAACATTCTGCGCCCCGTCACGCAACTGGCAGAAATGCTTCCGGGCATCGAGTTGCATCACGAGGCGCTCGACGGCCGCGGATATCCCTATGGACTTCAGGGCGATCAGATTCCTCTGTTAGCCCGCGTGATCGCCGTCGGCGACACCTTCGACGCCTTGACCACGAACCGACCGTACCAGCAGGCGCACACCCCAGAGCAGGCCTTGCAGATTATCAAGAACCTCGCTGGCAAACGCCTTGATCCCAAGGCAGTCGAGGCGCTGCTCGCAGTCTGCGCCCGCGGCGAGATCAAGATTCAACGCTTCACCATCCGGCGCCCCATCGCAACTCCGCCCACCGAGGCGCCCGCCGTCCCCGTGGCGGCCGCTGTCGCTGCTCCGTCTGCTCCCGCCGAAGGCGCGCCCCTGGAACGAAGCCGAGTCTAG
- a CDS encoding competence/damage-inducible protein A, with protein sequence MNAEIIAVGSEMLTPHRMDTNSLYLTEQLNLLGVDVIFKSVVGDDLRRLVAAAQHGLFRSDILIFSGGLGPTEDDLTREALAEALGLTLRRDPEILSRLERRFAERGWKMSANNAKQADVLDGAAVLPNMNGTAPGQWLSGQFDGREYIIVLLPGPPHELKALFEGEVRERLRTKIPPAFISIRTLKIAMLGESAVDARVAPIYKRYSDVETTILAGAGEIELHFKTRASTRDAAQRRVDEVAGLCEDELDDAVFSRNGESLEQIVGYWLQMRNATLAVAESCTGGLLAERITSVSGSSRYFLGGAVVYSNALKTEFAGVPAEMIDRHGAVSREVAAALAEGIRYRCESTFGVGITGVAGPNGGSPEKPVGIVFHAVAGDHGTEVVQRNFPGDRKRIRRFASTMALDMVRKKLM encoded by the coding sequence GTGAACGCCGAAATCATCGCGGTGGGTTCCGAGATGCTCACACCTCACCGCATGGATACCAACTCGCTCTACCTGACCGAGCAACTGAATCTGCTGGGCGTCGATGTAATTTTCAAAAGCGTTGTCGGCGACGATCTACGGCGACTCGTCGCCGCGGCGCAGCATGGGCTGTTCCGCTCTGACATTCTGATTTTCAGCGGCGGCCTCGGACCTACAGAAGACGATCTCACCCGCGAGGCCCTCGCGGAAGCACTCGGCCTGACGCTGCGGCGCGATCCTGAGATTTTGTCCCGTCTCGAGCGGCGATTCGCCGAGCGCGGCTGGAAGATGTCCGCCAACAACGCCAAGCAAGCCGATGTGCTCGACGGCGCTGCGGTGCTCCCGAACATGAATGGAACCGCACCCGGTCAATGGCTTAGCGGCCAGTTCGACGGCCGCGAATACATCATCGTCCTGCTCCCCGGGCCTCCGCATGAACTCAAGGCTCTGTTCGAAGGCGAAGTGCGCGAGCGCCTGCGAACAAAAATTCCTCCGGCTTTTATTTCGATTCGTACATTAAAGATCGCGATGCTGGGCGAATCGGCAGTCGACGCGCGGGTCGCTCCCATCTACAAACGCTACTCTGACGTCGAGACCACGATTCTCGCCGGCGCCGGAGAAATCGAATTGCACTTCAAAACCCGCGCCTCTACGCGGGATGCCGCGCAACGACGCGTCGATGAAGTCGCCGGCTTGTGCGAAGACGAACTCGACGACGCCGTCTTCTCCCGCAATGGCGAATCGCTGGAACAGATCGTCGGCTACTGGCTACAAATGCGCAACGCCACCCTGGCTGTGGCCGAATCCTGCACCGGGGGCCTGCTCGCCGAACGCATCACGTCGGTGAGCGGCAGCTCGCGATATTTTCTGGGCGGCGCCGTTGTCTACTCGAACGCGCTCAAGACCGAGTTCGCCGGCGTGCCTGCGGAAATGATCGACCGCCACGGGGCCGTCAGCCGCGAAGTCGCAGCGGCTCTGGCCGAGGGCATCCGCTACCGTTGCGAATCGACCTTCGGCGTCGGCATCACGGGAGTGGCCGGGCCCAACGGCGGATCGCCTGAAAAGCCCGTGGGCATCGTGTTTCACGCCGTGGCGGGCGACCACGGAACCGAAGTCGTGCAACGAAATTTCCCCGGCGACCGCAAACGCATCCGCCGCTTCGCCTCCACTATGGCGTTGGATATGGTGAGGAAGAAATTGATGTGA